The Leifsonia xyli genomic sequence ACCAGGCGGCCGGTGGTCGGCGCGCCCGGGGCGGTGGGCGCATCCACCTCGACCTCGACGGTGTCGCCGGGTCCGGTGACGGACGAGCCGGCCGGAGTCCCGGTCAGGATGATGTCGCCCGGTTCGAGCGTCATCAGCTGGGAGAGGTCGGCGACGAGGCGGCCGAAGGGGAAGAGGAGGTCGTCGGTCGTGCCCTCCTGGACGAGCTCGCCGTTCAGCCAGGTGCGGACGCGGAGGGCGTCCGGATCGAGGCCGGTCGCGTCGAGGACGGACGGCCCGAGCGGGTGAACCCGTCGCCGCCCTTGGAGCGGACGTTGGAGCCCTTGTCGGCGGCACGCAGGTCGTAGAGCCCGAAGTCGTTCGCGGCGGTCACACCGGAGACGGCCGCCCAGCCGTCCTCGGGCGAGACGCGGCGGGTGGGGCGGCCGATGATCAGCGCGATCTCACCCTCGAAGGCGAGGAGCTCGGTCCCGGAGGGGCGCTCGAGTTCGCCTCCGGTCGCGGCGACGGAAGAGGACGGCTTGAAGAAGTACGACGGCTGGGCCGGGGTACGGCCACGCTGAGCGGCGCGGGACCGGTAGTTCAGGTGCACCGCGATGATCTTGCCGGGGCGGCTGATGTCGGTCACGTGCGTGGGGCTCCTCGTCGTCGGGGAAAAGTCCGGAGGACTGTATTCAGGATTGTATACGATCCGCTGGAGCTGGGCAATGCAGTCAATATGCGGCGGGGGCCGGCCCGCCGCCGGGATCGCCGATGAAGCGGTCCGCCAACGCCTCGGACGCGCGCGCCAGCAGGGTCACGTCGGACCCCACCAGCACGTACGCGGCGCCGGCCGCCGCGTAGCGGTCGGCCATGGCGGGGTCGAAGGCGTTGACGCCGACCGGGGTGCCGGATGCGCGTCCCGCCTCGATCACGCGCTCGACGGCCGCCGCGACGTCCGGGTGGTTCTGCTGACCGAGCAGGCCCATCGACGCCGCGAGGTCCGCGGGTCCGACGAGCAGCGCATCCACGCCGTCGACCGTCGCTATGTCGGCGGCCGCCGCCAGGCCGTCAACGGTCTCGATCTGCACCGTCAGCGACACCAGCTCGTTCGCGCGCGCCAGGTAGTCCGGGATGCGGCTCCAGCGCGACGAGCGGGCCAGAGCGCTGCCCACGCCGCGCACGCCGTGCGGCGGGTAGCGGACGGCGCGGACCATGTCCTCCGCCTGCTCCACGCTGTCGACCATCGGCACCAGGATGTTCTGCGCACCCAGGTCGAGCAGCTGCTTGATCACGACGGTGTCGCCGTACGGCGCGCGGACCACCGGCACGGCCGGGTAGGCGGCGACCGCCTGCAGCTGGGCCAGGACCGACTCCAGCCCGATGGGGGAGTGCTCGCCGTCGATGAGGACGATGTCGAGCCCGCTACCCGCGCAGATCTCCACGGCGAGCGCGCTGCCGCCGCAGGACCACATCCCGAACAGCGTGCGATCCGCTGAGCGCAGCCGGTCGGCGAACGTGGGTGTCGGGTCTAGACGAATCGGCATGTGACGGCTCCCAGGGTTCCGTAGTCGGCGTGGACGGTGTCGCCGCGCTCCACCCACATCGGGCGGGTGAACGACCCGGCGAGCACGATGTCGTTGGCCTCGAGACGGGTCCCGTGCTGGGCGAGCTTGTTCGCCAGCCAGGCGACGCCGGTGGCGGGATGGTCGAGGACGGCGGCGGCGACGCCCGACTCCTCGATCGTCTCGTTGCGGTAGAGCAGGGCGCCCACCCAGCGCAGGTCGACCGCGTCCACGGACACCGGGCGGCCGCCGACGACCATCCCGCCCATGGCCGCGTTGTCGGAGATGGTGTCGACGATGGTGCGGCCCTGCAGCTCGATGCGGGAGGACAGGATCTCGAGCGCGGGCACGACGTACTTCGTCGCGTCCAGGACGTCGTAGAGGGTGACGTCCGGCCCCTCGAGCGCCTCGCGCAGCACGAACGCGAGCTCGACCTCGATGCGCACGTTCGAGAACCGGTCGAACGGGATGACGGAGCCGGTCTCGTAGACCATGTCGGCGAAGATCGCGCCGTAGTCGGGCTCGGTGATGCCGGTCGCCTGCTGCATCACCTTCGAGGTGAGCCCGATCTTGCGGCCCACCAGCCGCCGCCCGTCGGCCAGGCCGCGCTCGACCCAGACCCGTTGGACCGCGTAGGAGTCCTCGACGGTCATTCCCGGATGGCGGGCGGTCAGCAAGGGGACCGTGGTGCGGTCGCGCTCCGCCGCGGCGAGCTCGTCCGCGATCGCCTGGATGGTCGGGCTGTCGAGCACGCGGGCTCCCTTCGACGTCGGAGGAGGGGCGGCAGGCCCCGTTGTGGATCGTATATCATCCGGCGGCGGTTGCCTATTGCGGCCATGCGGAAATGGATGAGCGGGAAACGTGACAGCGTTGTGCCTACATCGCACCATCAGGAGGTCCCCATGGCGATCATCACAGCACGGGAGTTCAATCACGACGTCTCCGCGGCCAAGCGCAGCGCGACGGCGGAACCGCTGATCATCACCGACCGAGGCGAGCCCGCCTACGTGCTCCTCACCTTCGCGGACTTCGAGCGCATGACCGGGCGGCAGAAGAACATCGTCGATCTCCTGCGGCAGGACGATCCGGAGAGCGACTTCGATGTCGACTTCCCTCGAGCGGTGCTCACGTTCAGGGACGTCGAACTGTGAAGTTCCTGCTGGACACGATGGTCTTGTCGGTGACGAGGCGACCGCAGCGGTCCGATCCGCGGGTGGTCCGTTGGCTCGAGGCTCAGAACACCTATTCGCTGCACATCTCAGCGATCACAGTCTTCGAGATCGAACGGGGAGCCGCGCT encodes the following:
- a CDS encoding 5-keto-4-deoxy-D-glucarate aldolase (cleaves 5-dehydro-4-deoxy-glucarate and 2-dehydro-3-deoxy-D-glucarate), encoding MPIRLDPTPTFADRLRSADRTLFGMWSCGGSALAVEICAGSGLDIVLIDGEHSPIGLESVLAQLQAVAAYPAVPVVRAPYGDTVVIKQLLDLGAQNILVPMVDSVEQAEDMVRAVRYPPHGVRGVGSALARSSRWSRIPDYLARANELVSLTVQIETVDGLAAAADIATVDGVDALLVGPADLAASMGLLGQQNHPDVAAAVERVIEAGRASGTPVGVNAFDPAMADRYAAAGAAYVLVGSDVTLLARASEALADRFIGDPGGGPAPAAY
- a CDS encoding 2-oxo-hepta-3-ene-1,7-dioate hydratase — protein: MLDSPTIQAIADELAAAERDRTTVPLLTARHPGMTVEDSYAVQRVWVERGLADGRRLVGRKIGLTSKVMQQATGITEPDYGAIFADMVYETGSVIPFDRFSNVRIEVELAFVLREALEGPDVTLYDVLDATKYVVPALEILSSRIELQGRTIVDTISDNAAMGGMVVGGRPVSVDAVDLRWVGALLYRNETIEESGVAAAVLDHPATGVAWLANKLAQHGTRLEANDIVLAGSFTRPMWVERGDTVHADYGTLGAVTCRFV
- a CDS encoding prevent-host-death protein, translated to MAIITAREFNHDVSAAKRSATAEPLIITDRGEPAYVLLTFADFERMTGRQKNIVDLLRQDDPESDFDVDFPRAVLTFRDVEL